A single window of Psychromonas ingrahamii 37 DNA harbors:
- a CDS encoding TRAP transporter small permease, giving the protein MRFFLNKLYHGAGILSAVCIVAICVVILARVVGRWMGIVVPSSDDFAGFLLAASSFMALAYTFQHGGHIRVSLFTSRLGEKSALFCERFVLLSASVLSAYLAYELCYMVWESWDYEEVSSGFVAIPMWIVQLPVAIGMVIFAISVIDLTVCSLLFGKRIPLSEEESLAEKDFINIDGVKHQDSKGESQ; this is encoded by the coding sequence ATGCGTTTTTTTTTAAATAAGTTGTATCACGGAGCAGGGATTTTATCCGCCGTATGTATCGTCGCCATATGTGTTGTGATTCTAGCTCGCGTGGTCGGACGCTGGATGGGAATTGTTGTCCCCTCAAGTGATGACTTTGCCGGTTTTTTGCTGGCAGCTTCAAGTTTTATGGCCTTAGCTTATACATTTCAGCACGGTGGTCATATTCGAGTGAGCTTATTTACTTCACGATTAGGTGAGAAAAGTGCACTTTTTTGTGAGCGTTTTGTCCTGCTCAGCGCGTCTGTTCTAAGCGCATATTTAGCCTACGAGCTTTGTTATATGGTATGGGAATCCTGGGATTATGAGGAGGTTTCATCGGGTTTTGTGGCCATTCCGATGTGGATTGTTCAACTTCCTGTTGCCATTGGCATGGTTATATTTGCTATCTCGGTCATTGACCTGACCGTATGTAGTCTTCTCTTTGGTAAACGAATTCCACTTTCTGAAGAGGAATCGCTGGCTGAAAAAGATTTTATTAATATTGACGGTGTAAAAC